One window of the Rhinoraja longicauda isolate Sanriku21f chromosome 2, sRhiLon1.1, whole genome shotgun sequence genome contains the following:
- the LOC144610861 gene encoding protein brambleberry-like translates to MDTCRPLLLLLGLACPLVVSGSFLHPLPPADPQQPLFERSRTEERVVVAEPPPPPPALPELDGCQRAVLGELTLSCSNFSEEHVSKLGVAFFNCRAAAEHRPTYPCTPGMTLVDCTQGMDPATRSAYRIVSDHARALCHAARQQRFTSRAETGANTTAAAPSRLLEVMDILKDGQAELRELAAASLERLVNGQKALLLQQQEQLGAWQQDAESSMNGHLEKLTQGRALTAGGHLLIAELLEGIALTVENVSGLLVQQDLQLHQGHQAILAHLLEVRTRVHQLHAKLEWKLALFAARQSPTAVHYDQLEKLQKMNKTLVGVRSVPGYSEQGVSLRLNTLQHSLNSTGAYLHVMYTCVVHTSYFLAAGLIMTIAQTPGFSRSVLLALVLLNALSESNRCASLDFTSLGAFLTLTVAGNWMLVNCFGTRKRTSVLTPPVFLCSQRPEFFTSTPAREGSFSDWGEELEKVDHDSLQGKRSTHGTAGAGLQKADTKCWSNSAENYALENASFIRSSTLISAPAEAGQPTTNPAEYSFKLPGPLMSLQYRPRLPNCAQRDAAETNSVGENHGLRHHAHVFEAETFLLHDSAANTGSLSRRLACRGITRTGQRCRNKAACGHDFCRVHGSEPTACR, encoded by the exons ATGGATACATGCCGCCCCCTTCTCTTACTACTCGGCCTCGCCTGCCCTCTCGTCGTCTCCGGCAGCTTCTTGCACCCCCTCCCGCCGGCGGACCCACAGCAGCCCCTCTTCGAGAGGAGCCGGACCGAGGAGCGGGTGGTGGTCGcggagccgccgccgccgccgccggcccTGCCCGAGCTGGACGGCTGCCAGCGGGCG GTGTTGGGTGAGTTGACGCTGTCCTGCAGTAATTTTTCGGAAGAGCACGTTTCCAAGCTTGGGGTGGCCTTCTTCAACTGCCGAGCAGCTGCTGAGCACCGTCCAACCTACCCCTGCACTCCGGGCATG ACACTGGTTGATTGCACGCAGGGCATGGATCCCGCCACGCGGAGCGCCTACCGCATCGTGAGTGACCATGCCCGCGCTCTGTGCCACGCCGCCCGGCAGCAACGCTTCACGTCGCGCGCCGAGACCGGCGCCAACACCACGGCCGCCGCTCCCTCCCGTCTGTTGGAAGTCATGGACATTCTGAAG GATGGCCAAGCAGAGCTGAGAGAGCTGGCGGCCGCTTCGCTGGAGAGGCTGGTTAACGGCCAGAAGGCGCTGCTGCTGCAGCAGCAAGAGCAGCTGGGGGCTTGGCAGCAGGATGCGGAGTCCTCTATGAACGGGCACCTGGAGAAGCTGACCCAAGGAAGGGCGCTCACGGCTGGTGGGCACCTGCTGATTGCCGAGTTGCTGGAGGGCATCGCACTGACTGTGG AGAATGTGAGCGGACTGTTGGTCCAGCAGGATCTGCAGCTGCACCAAGGCCACCAGGCCATTCTAGCCCACCTCTTGGAAGTCAGGACACGCGTTCACCAGCTCCACGCCAAGCTGG AGTGGAAGCTGGCCTTGTTTGCTGCCCGTCAGTCCCCGACGGCCGTCCATTACGACCAGCTGGAGAAGCTGCAGAAGATGAACAAGACGCTTGTGGGCGTGAGGAGTGTGCCCGGATACTCGGAGCAAGGAGTGAGCCTGAGACTGAACActctgcagcactccctcaaCTCGACCGGTGC ATACCTGCATGTGATGTACACGTGTGTTGTACACACCAGCTACTTCCTGGCCGCTGGCCTGATCATGACCATTGCACAAACACCAGGCTTCTCCAGATCGGTCTTGCTGGCGCTGGTCCTGCTAAACGCCCTGTCCGAGTCCAACCGTTGTGCCTCCTTGGACTTCACGAGCCTCGGTGCCTTTCTGACTCTGACTGTGGCTG GTAACTGGATGCTGGTTAATTGCTTTGGCACCCGAAAGAGGACATCTGTGTTGACTCCTCCTGTTTTCCTGTGTTCCCAGAGGCCAGAGTTCTTCACCTCCACTCCTGCACG AGAGGGTTCATTTTCTGATTGGGGAGAAGAACTTGAGAAAGTGGATCACGACAGCTTGCAAG gtaagaGGTCGAcgcatggaactgcaggtgctggtttacaaaaagcagacacaaagtgctggagtaactcagccg AAAACTACGCTTTGGAAAATGCGAGTTTTATCAGAAGTAGCACGCTGATATCCGCTCCTGCCGAGGCAGGGCAGCCCACCACGAATCCAGCGGAGTATTCGTTCAAATTACCTGGGCCTCTAATGTCCCTGCAATATCGACCGCGATTGCCCAACTGTGCCCAACGGGATGCTGCTGAGACAAAC agtgtaggagaaaaccacGGCCTCCGACATCATGCCCATGTGTTTGaagccgagacctttcttcttcaCGATTCTGCTGCCAACACTGG CTCCCTGTCCCGGAGGCTGGCCTGCCGCGGCATCACCAGGACTGGTCAGCGGTGCCGGAATAAAGCCGCCTGCGGCCACGACTTCTGCAGAGTCCACGGCTCGGAGCCGACTGCGTGCAGGTAA